In the genome of Anabaena cylindrica PCC 7122, the window CTGCGGTGATTCTAGTACATGGCTTTGGTGCTTCATGGCAACACTGGCGTAAAAATATACCAGTTTTAGCCGAAAATTGTCGAGTTTATGCCATTGATTTGATCGGCTTTGGTGCTTCTGCTAAACCTCAACCCGGAGAAAAAATCACATACACACTAGAAAACTGGGGGCAGCAATTAGCAGACTTTTGTAGCCAAGTGGTAGGTGAGCCAGCTTTTTTAGTCGGTAATTCAATTGGCTGTATTGTAGCAATGCAAGCAGCTGTCATTAGACCAGATATGGTTTTAGGAACAGCGTTAATTAACTGTTCTTTGCGGTTACTACATGATCGTAAACGGCTAAATTTGCCTTGGATAAAACGCATTGGTACGCCGATTTTGCAACGCTTTCTATCTATTCAAGCAGTCGGCAACTTCTTTTTTAGCCAACTAGCCAAACCGAAAACAGTAAAAAAGATTCTCTTACAAGCCTATGCTAATGGCGAAACAGTGACAGATGAATTGGTAGAAATTCTGATGACACCGGCAAAAGATTCTGGCGCTGCTGCTGTATTCTTGGCTTTTACTGCTTATTCCAGCGGCCCATTACCAGAAGACCTCTTAGCAGTATTACCTTGTCCAGCGATTATTTTATGGGGAACAGCTGACCCTTGGGAACCTATTAATTTGGGTAGAGAGTTAGCCAATTTCCCTCAAGTACAAAAATTTATTCCATTAGAGGGAGTGGGACATTGCCCTCAAGACGAAGCACCTGAGATAGTTAATCCAATTTTACAGAATTGGATACGTGAGCTATTAGCTATTTGAGTTGCAGTCTCAAAAAAGGTGTAGGGAGTAGGGAAAGATTTCATTCCCTACTCCACACTCACACTTCACAGAGAGCAAAACAATTTACTGAACTTTGCTTACCAGCCGCCAAAACCGTGTCCGTAGCCACCAAAACCGCGTCCGTAGCCGCCAAAACCGTGTCCGTAGACACGTCCATAGCCATAGCCGCGTCCATAGCCACGTCCAAAACCGCGTTTATAGCCGCGTCCATAGCCATAGCCCCCTGCTAAAACTTCCTGTTCGTCGTTGGATAATTCTGTTAACAACTCAGTTGAGTTAATTTGATCCGACATAATGGTTAGCCTCCATTGGCTGATATATTTTATTCATCCATAATCTTTTTATAAGTTTTATTTCGATAAATTTAATGAATCTATGGTTATAAACTAATAGTTATATGGTCTATCTTTTGACTTAAATAAATTTATGAATTTATTTATTTTTTCTTACTAAAGACAAACTAAAATAGTAATGCCTAATTCTCTACTTAAAAGTTCCATATTAAATACCAAATAAATGGAAAGTTAGACACCAATTCTAGCAGTCTTATGTTTTATTTTCAAGAGTGGATGTATAAGTATCCGTGCAAAATAAATTGCACGTTTCAAAAAGGGAATAGCGCAATATTACAGGCAATACTGCTCACTGCAAAGTCGATAGAAAAGTCTATAAACTAAGACTATTAAGAATAGCCTAGCTTATAGACTTGATAAATTATACCCCTTCTCTAGTTTTTAAACATCCTCTAAGAAAAAGTATTACTCACCGCATTTATTGTCACTATCAGGATAACTGTCATAACCATCATCGGATCTATATTGATCATACTTTTCGTAATCTCCACAAAGTTTTTTAGCTTTACGCTTGGGGGAAGAATAGTAACATTTTCCACCAGATAAAAGCTGTTGTTCTTCTGCGGATAGTTCTACAAGCAAGTTAGATTCATTGGGTTGATATGACATAATTATTGACCTCACATACATCTCTATAAATTGTCCAATTAGTAGATGGGATTCCCTGATTTAAAATCACTTGAACAGCGTGAAATTACTTGGTTGTATCAAA includes:
- a CDS encoding alpha/beta fold hydrolase, coding for MTTSTNAFTSTQTWLWQGFPICYQTQGTSGPAVILVHGFGASWQHWRKNIPVLAENCRVYAIDLIGFGASAKPQPGEKITYTLENWGQQLADFCSQVVGEPAFLVGNSIGCIVAMQAAVIRPDMVLGTALINCSLRLLHDRKRLNLPWIKRIGTPILQRFLSIQAVGNFFFSQLAKPKTVKKILLQAYANGETVTDELVEILMTPAKDSGAAAVFLAFTAYSSGPLPEDLLAVLPCPAIILWGTADPWEPINLGRELANFPQVQKFIPLEGVGHCPQDEAPEIVNPILQNWIRELLAI